A DNA window from Gorilla gorilla gorilla isolate KB3781 chromosome 6, NHGRI_mGorGor1-v2.1_pri, whole genome shotgun sequence contains the following coding sequences:
- the NUDT1 gene encoding oxidized purine nucleoside triphosphate hydrolase isoform X2, which yields MGASRLYTLVLVLQPQRVLLGMKKRGFGAGRWNGFGGKVQEGETIEDGARRELQEESGLTVDALHKVGQIVFEFVGEPELMDVHVFCTDSVQGTPVESDAGSDPLQGHVARRQLLVSTPASEEEIPRVLQVPGSGHHPGLHAP from the exons ATGGGCGCCTCCAGGCTCTATACCCTGGTGCTGGTCCTGCAGCCTCAGCGAGTTCTCCTGGGCATGAAAAAGCGAGGCTTCGGGGCCGGCCGGTGGAATGGCTTTGGGGGCAAAGTGCAAGAAGGAGAGACCATCGAGGATGGGGCCAGGAG GGAGCTGCAGGAGGAGAGCGGTCTGACGGTGGACGCCCTGCACAAGGTGGGCCAGATCGTGTTTGAGTTCGTGGGCGAGCCTGAGCTCATGGACGTGCATGTCTTCTGCACAGACAGCGTCCAGGGGACCCCCGTGGAGAGCGACG CTGGATCAGATCCCCTTCAAGGACATGTGGCCCGACGACAGCTACTGGTTTCCACTCCTGCTTCAGAAGAAGAAATTCCACGGGTACTTCAAGTTCCAGGGTCAGGACACCATCCTGGACTACACGCTCCGTGA
- the NUDT1 gene encoding oxidized purine nucleoside triphosphate hydrolase isoform X1, whose amino-acid sequence MGASRLYTLVLVLQPQRVLLGMKKRGFGAGRWNGFGGKVQEGETIEDGARRELQEESGLTVDALHKVGQIVFEFVGEPELMDVHVFCTDSVQGTPVESDEMRPCWFQLDQIPFKDMWPDDSYWFPLLLQKKKFHGYFKFQGQDTILDYTLREVDTV is encoded by the exons ATGGGCGCCTCCAGGCTCTATACCCTGGTGCTGGTCCTGCAGCCTCAGCGAGTTCTCCTGGGCATGAAAAAGCGAGGCTTCGGGGCCGGCCGGTGGAATGGCTTTGGGGGCAAAGTGCAAGAAGGAGAGACCATCGAGGATGGGGCCAGGAG GGAGCTGCAGGAGGAGAGCGGTCTGACGGTGGACGCCCTGCACAAGGTGGGCCAGATCGTGTTTGAGTTCGTGGGCGAGCCTGAGCTCATGGACGTGCATGTCTTCTGCACAGACAGCGTCCAGGGGACCCCCGTGGAGAGCGACG AAATGCGCCCATGTTGGTTCCAGCTGGATCAGATCCCCTTCAAGGACATGTGGCCCGACGACAGCTACTGGTTTCCACTCCTGCTTCAGAAGAAGAAATTCCACGGGTACTTCAAGTTCCAGGGTCAGGACACCATCCTGGACTACACGCTCCGTGAGGTGGACACGGTCTAG